A portion of the Clostridium gelidum genome contains these proteins:
- the pcrA gene encoding DNA helicase PcrA translates to MDLKTLLNKEQYEGATTIDGQVLILAGAGSGKTRVLTHRMAHMIEDLGIAPYSILAITFTNKAAKEMKDRVKVLIGERADNMWISTFHSTCVRILRREIDKIGYKSSFTIYDSSDQKVLVKECMKILNINDKDITEQEIIGKIGKAKDKMQGTRSYMLENEANFREKKIADVYEMYQKRLKENNALDFDDLIFKAVEIFRNKPEVLEFYQNKFKYIMVDEYQDTNGAQYELVKLLASKYKNICVVGDDDQCIYQWRGADIRNILDFEKDYPAAKVVKLEENYRSKGNILDAANVVIVNNANRKSKVLRTEQEPGSKIKIYRAYADNDEGNFVAKQIVDIKSKDDKNYNDFAILYRTNAQSRIFEESFRRIGIPYKIVGGTRFYDRKEIKDVLAYLKVLVNPQDDISIRRIINVPKRSIGDATVSKIQEFAASFELNVWDALSDVRSIPTLTPRNVSTITPFVGLMENLMILSETVPVSILIESILKDTGYMKQLQESNEIEDKSRIENLKELVSDAVDFERNSEDKSLSAYLEKVSLVQDTDKIEEQDDTVVLMTIHSSKGLEFPVVFMVGMENGIFPGNASFEKESEMEESRRLCYVGITRAKETLFMTSAEVRRVFGKTVAYPQSDFINEIKPELKEYVGVEKASIKNREKVMKSNSYTNPHSLRNSVTGNRAYTLSNGGINNTIDRSTMAEIATEYITSNEATLGRKVVHEKFGVGTIVSVQDSGNDKKLTVAFDKQGVKSLLLSFAKLKML, encoded by the coding sequence ATGGATTTAAAAACATTACTTAATAAAGAGCAATATGAAGGTGCAACTACAATTGATGGGCAGGTGCTTATTTTAGCTGGAGCAGGTTCAGGTAAGACAAGAGTTTTAACACATAGAATGGCTCATATGATTGAAGATTTAGGAATTGCACCTTACAGTATATTGGCTATTACTTTTACGAATAAGGCAGCTAAGGAAATGAAGGATAGAGTTAAAGTACTTATTGGTGAAAGAGCTGATAATATGTGGATATCCACTTTCCATTCAACTTGTGTTAGGATTCTAAGACGAGAAATAGATAAGATAGGCTATAAAAGTAGTTTTACGATATATGATAGCTCAGATCAAAAGGTATTAGTGAAAGAATGCATGAAAATTCTTAATATTAATGATAAGGACATAACAGAACAAGAGATAATAGGTAAAATAGGTAAGGCTAAAGATAAAATGCAAGGCACTAGAAGCTATATGTTAGAAAATGAAGCTAACTTTAGAGAAAAGAAAATTGCAGATGTTTATGAAATGTATCAAAAAAGACTAAAAGAAAATAATGCCTTAGATTTCGACGATTTGATTTTTAAAGCAGTTGAAATCTTTAGGAATAAGCCTGAAGTATTAGAATTTTATCAAAATAAGTTTAAGTACATTATGGTTGATGAATATCAAGATACTAATGGTGCTCAATATGAACTAGTAAAATTACTTGCATCTAAATATAAGAATATATGCGTGGTCGGGGATGATGATCAATGTATTTATCAATGGAGGGGCGCAGATATTAGAAATATTTTGGATTTTGAAAAAGATTACCCGGCTGCTAAGGTAGTCAAACTAGAGGAAAATTATAGATCTAAAGGAAATATATTGGATGCAGCTAATGTTGTAATTGTTAATAATGCAAATCGAAAGAGTAAAGTACTTCGAACAGAGCAAGAACCTGGAAGTAAAATCAAGATATATAGAGCTTATGCTGATAATGATGAAGGGAATTTTGTTGCAAAACAAATTGTAGATATAAAAAGCAAAGACGATAAGAACTATAATGATTTTGCTATATTATATAGAACAAATGCTCAATCAAGAATTTTTGAAGAAAGCTTTAGAAGAATTGGAATTCCTTATAAGATAGTAGGGGGTACAAGGTTTTATGACAGAAAAGAAATAAAAGATGTATTAGCATATTTAAAAGTTCTTGTTAATCCACAAGATGATATTAGTATTAGAAGAATTATAAATGTACCTAAAAGAAGTATTGGAGATGCGACTGTTTCTAAAATACAAGAATTTGCTGCTAGTTTTGAATTAAACGTATGGGATGCATTATCAGATGTTAGGAGTATTCCTACATTGACACCAAGAAATGTTTCAACTATAACACCATTTGTTGGACTAATGGAGAATTTAATGATTCTTAGTGAAACAGTGCCAGTATCAATATTGATTGAATCTATATTAAAAGATACTGGATACATGAAGCAATTGCAGGAATCCAATGAAATTGAGGATAAGAGCAGAATTGAAAATCTAAAAGAATTAGTATCTGATGCTGTTGATTTTGAAAGAAATAGCGAAGATAAATCATTATCTGCATATTTAGAAAAGGTTTCTTTAGTTCAAGATACAGATAAAATTGAAGAACAGGATGATACTGTAGTATTAATGACAATTCATAGTTCAAAGGGATTAGAATTCCCAGTGGTATTTATGGTCGGAATGGAAAATGGTATTTTCCCGGGAAATGCGTCGTTTGAAAAAGAATCAGAGATGGAAGAGTCTAGAAGATTATGCTATGTTGGCATAACTAGAGCTAAAGAGACATTATTTATGACATCAGCTGAAGTTAGAAGAGTATTTGGTAAAACTGTGGCATATCCTCAATCTGATTTCATTAATGAAATAAAGCCAGAGCTGAAAGAATATGTTGGCGTAGAAAAGGCAAGTATTAAAAATAGAGAAAAGGTTATGAAAAGCAATTCTTATACTAATCCACATAGTTTAAGAAATAGTGTTACAGGTAACAGGGCATATACTCTTTCTAATGGTGGCATTAATAATACAATTGATAGAAGTACTATGGCTGAAATAGCAACAGAATATATAACTAGCAATGAAGCAACACTTGGTAGAAAGGTTGTTCATGAAAAGTTTGGGGTCGGAACAATTGTATCCGTTCAAGATTCGGGTAATGATAAGAAGTTAACTGTTGCCTTTGACAAACAAGGTGTTAAATCATTGTTATTATCATTTGCAAAGCTAAAGATGCTATAA
- the ligA gene encoding NAD-dependent DNA ligase LigA, whose translation MVDKIERIKELVEKLNRYSYEYYSLDNPSVSDKDYDKDYYELQELEKETEYILPYSPTLRVGDVVLQGFKKYTHKARLWSLDKAQSLQEIRDWHNRNVKFIEDMKSKGEDLPDLKYVLTKKFDGLTINLTYNNDGILEIAATRGTGNIGEEVTSQVKTIKPIPLKIHSKDVLEVHGEAVMTQEAFKNYNETSKAPLKNLRNGAAGALRNLNVKETAKRNLSAFFYDVGYKEGNQFKTYLEMMEFIKEQGLPVDEYIKVCTSIDEIEKEIEYIKDIRFDLNYDIDGLVVAIDDIRTRELLGYTVKFPKWAIAFKFEAQEATTKLLDVEWNVGRSGRVGPTAILEPVELAGVTVKRATLNNMDDIARKGVRIGAEVFVRRSNDVIPEIMGIVTETVEGSEEIKVPEVCPACGSHLILNGAHYFCENTLSCKPQLVKSIVHYACREAMNIEGFSERTAEQLFEKLNIKSISDLYKLKEEELIDLEKFGTKKAQNLLDAIEKSKDCELYAFIYALGIPNVGVKTAKDLVNKFKSIEGLKNATFEELIGVQDVGDIVAQDVMGFFKEEKVMETIQELLALGVNPRFSEKEVIENPFEGKTVVATGSLKNYSRTEIKDKLESLGAKVSGSVSKKTDYVIAGEAAGSKLTKAEELGVKVLSEEEFEKILRG comes from the coding sequence ATTGTGGATAAAATTGAAAGAATAAAAGAACTTGTGGAAAAATTAAATAGATATTCGTATGAATATTATTCTTTAGATAACCCTTCTGTAAGTGATAAGGATTATGATAAAGATTATTATGAGCTTCAAGAGTTAGAAAAAGAAACTGAATATATACTTCCTTATTCACCAACATTAAGAGTTGGCGATGTAGTATTACAAGGATTTAAAAAGTATACTCATAAAGCAAGACTTTGGAGTTTAGATAAGGCTCAAAGTCTTCAAGAAATAAGAGATTGGCATAATAGGAATGTTAAGTTTATCGAAGATATGAAAAGTAAAGGTGAAGACCTACCAGATTTGAAATACGTACTTACAAAAAAATTCGATGGATTAACAATTAATTTAACATATAATAATGATGGTATACTTGAAATTGCAGCAACAAGAGGGACAGGAAACATTGGTGAAGAAGTAACATCACAAGTAAAAACAATAAAACCAATCCCACTTAAGATTCATAGCAAAGATGTTTTGGAAGTTCATGGAGAAGCTGTGATGACTCAAGAAGCTTTTAAAAATTATAATGAAACTTCGAAAGCTCCATTAAAGAATTTGAGAAATGGAGCGGCAGGGGCTTTAAGAAATCTTAATGTAAAAGAAACTGCTAAACGAAATCTTTCTGCATTTTTTTATGATGTGGGATATAAAGAAGGAAATCAATTTAAGACTTATTTAGAAATGATGGAATTTATAAAAGAGCAAGGCTTGCCTGTTGATGAGTATATTAAAGTTTGCACATCTATAGATGAGATTGAAAAGGAAATTGAATATATAAAAGATATTAGATTTGATTTAAATTATGATATAGATGGATTAGTAGTTGCAATAGATGATATAAGAACAAGAGAACTACTCGGATATACAGTTAAATTTCCTAAATGGGCAATTGCATTTAAATTTGAAGCTCAAGAAGCAACAACTAAACTTTTAGATGTTGAATGGAATGTTGGAAGAAGTGGAAGAGTTGGACCAACAGCAATACTAGAGCCGGTTGAACTTGCAGGTGTTACAGTTAAAAGAGCTACTCTTAATAATATGGATGATATTGCAAGAAAAGGTGTTAGAATTGGAGCAGAAGTATTTGTACGTAGGAGCAATGATGTTATTCCTGAGATAATGGGAATTGTTACAGAAACAGTAGAAGGCTCAGAAGAAATCAAAGTACCAGAAGTTTGTCCTGCATGTGGGAGCCATTTGATTTTAAATGGAGCACATTATTTTTGTGAAAATACATTATCATGTAAACCTCAATTGGTTAAAAGTATAGTCCATTATGCTTGTAGAGAAGCTATGAATATAGAAGGTTTTTCTGAAAGAACAGCAGAGCAATTATTTGAAAAGCTTAATATTAAATCTATTTCGGATTTATATAAATTAAAAGAAGAGGAATTAATAGATTTAGAAAAGTTTGGGACTAAAAAAGCACAAAACCTTTTAGACGCTATTGAAAAAAGTAAGGATTGCGAATTATATGCATTTATATATGCTTTAGGAATTCCAAATGTGGGAGTAAAAACAGCTAAAGATTTAGTAAATAAATTTAAATCCATAGAAGGTTTGAAAAATGCTACATTTGAAGAACTTATAGGAGTTCAAGATGTTGGAGATATAGTTGCACAAGATGTTATGGGATTCTTTAAAGAAGAGAAAGTAATGGAAACAATACAAGAATTATTAGCCTTGGGAGTTAATCCGAGATTTAGTGAAAAAGAAGTTATAGAAAATCCTTTTGAAGGAAAAACTGTTGTTGCAACTGGTTCGCTTAAGAATTATTCTAGAACTGAGATAAAAGATAAACTAGAAAGTTTAGGTGCAAAAGTTTCAGGAAGTGTTAGTAAGAAAACAGATTATGTAATAGCAGGAGAAGCTGCAGGATCAAAATTGACTAAAGCAGAAGAATTAGGAGTGAAAGTTCTTTCAGAAGAAGAGTTTGAGAAAATATTAAGGGGGTAG
- a CDS encoding ABC transporter substrate-binding protein yields the protein MKKYFFYGVIIISIILFCTGFINRENSNVYTNDLEGTLSYGIDEIPKDLEKVTNLSKRHEDIVCAVSRGLVSKSEDNKIVPSLASEIIKDSEGIQYEFKLRDDIFWSDGSKITPNDIVDFFKELIKQEDEENIQALLNVYGTKEFKAGKIIFETGVAIKGTENSVIIRLNSKNDNFLSELTKPQYRLRKYLVMWANIKKNYSALIYSGDYKIDYVSKDNMTLKRNEKSSINIISNINILNDDSAETSMAAYEVKQRDIVINPPQSELNKLAEQQRLITLPEMKATYLVINNKENSIPIQGRREIYNNISKAVESYQNLNSNEFDVAEGSFFREDKKDLTKLQARKVISNKEGEWNKPQILTLLCEDNNENRILSRSIQQWFKDNTNITIKYSLVKEEFKDEELKKRYDMLLINSEANVFDKSNLYFEFKEYLTENQNKILEKQIINKTNYDYSSLEESLFDNYNILPLVFYNENIAISNKISQFKLDGNGNIDFSTLK from the coding sequence ATGAAAAAATATTTTTTCTATGGAGTTATAATTATTTCTATAATTTTATTTTGTACAGGATTTATAAATAGGGAAAACAGCAATGTATATACTAATGATTTAGAAGGAACATTAAGTTATGGAATAGATGAAATTCCAAAGGATTTGGAAAAAGTGACTAACTTATCTAAGCGACATGAGGATATTGTGTGTGCAGTTAGCAGAGGGCTAGTTTCAAAGAGTGAAGATAATAAAATAGTACCATCATTGGCAAGTGAAATTATAAAAGATTCAGAAGGAATCCAATATGAATTTAAACTTAGAGATGATATTTTTTGGAGTGATGGAAGCAAAATAACACCTAATGATATAGTTGACTTTTTCAAGGAACTAATAAAGCAAGAAGATGAAGAAAACATACAAGCATTACTTAATGTATATGGAACAAAAGAATTTAAAGCTGGAAAAATTATATTTGAAACTGGAGTTGCTATAAAGGGTACAGAAAATTCTGTTATTATTAGATTAAATAGTAAAAATGATAATTTTTTAAGTGAATTAACTAAACCACAATATAGATTAAGAAAATATTTAGTAATGTGGGCTAATATAAAAAAGAATTATAGCGCATTGATTTATTCGGGCGATTATAAGATTGATTATGTTAGTAAAGACAATATGACATTAAAAAGAAATGAAAAGAGCAGTATTAATATTATATCTAATATTAATATATTAAATGATGATAGTGCTGAAACATCAATGGCAGCGTATGAAGTTAAGCAAAGAGATATTGTAATAAATCCGCCTCAAAGCGAACTTAATAAATTAGCTGAACAACAAAGATTAATAACATTGCCTGAAATGAAAGCAACATATTTAGTTATTAATAATAAAGAAAATTCGATTCCCATTCAAGGAAGAAGAGAAATTTATAATAATATAAGTAAAGCTGTTGAATCGTATCAAAATTTAAATAGTAATGAATTTGATGTTGCAGAGGGAAGCTTCTTTAGAGAAGATAAGAAAGATTTAACTAAATTACAAGCAAGAAAAGTTATCAGTAATAAAGAAGGAGAATGGAATAAACCTCAAATATTAACGTTATTATGTGAAGATAATAATGAAAATAGAATTTTAAGCAGAAGCATTCAACAATGGTTTAAGGATAATACAAATATAACTATAAAATATAGCCTAGTAAAAGAAGAATTTAAAGATGAAGAATTAAAGAAAAGATATGATATGCTTTTGATTAATAGTGAGGCTAATGTATTTGATAAATCAAATTTGTATTTTGAATTTAAAGAATACTTAACAGAAAATCAAAATAAGATTTTAGAAAAGCAAATAATTAATAAAACTAATTATGATTATTCAAGTTTAGAGGAAAGTCTATTTGATAATTATAATATACTTCCATTAGTGTTTTACAATGAAAACATAGCTATTTCTAATAAAATATCACAATTTAAATTAGATGGGAATGGAAATATAGATTTCTCTACACTCAAATAA
- a CDS encoding AIR synthase-related protein, with protein sequence MIITEGGLLGGLFEMAMASNNGFRIYKDKIPIFDITKNF encoded by the coding sequence ATGATAATAACTGAAGGAGGACTTCTTGGAGGCTTATTTGAGATGGCTATGGCATCAAATAATGGGTTTAGAATTTATAAAGATAAAATACCTATATTTGATATAACTAAAAACTTTTAA
- a CDS encoding XTP/dITP diphosphatase, with the protein MKRLILASNNKKKIKEMNEILKELNIEVESLENENINIDVVEDGKTFEENAKKKAKEIYEFLLKRGDENFIVLADDSGLTVDYLKGEPGIYSARYAGEHGNDKKNNEKLLKNLSGVHKENRGAKFICQLALFTDRGGYFKVTGDVKGHIVEELHGEGGFGYDPLFFYEPLNKTFAQLTSEEKNEISHRGVALKELKKIIRELL; encoded by the coding sequence GTGAAAAGATTGATATTAGCTAGTAATAATAAGAAAAAGATTAAGGAAATGAACGAAATATTAAAAGAATTGAATATAGAAGTTGAATCTTTAGAAAATGAAAACATTAATATAGATGTAGTTGAGGATGGAAAAACATTTGAAGAAAATGCAAAAAAGAAGGCAAAAGAAATATATGAATTTTTATTAAAAAGAGGTGATGAAAATTTTATTGTATTAGCAGATGATTCGGGCTTAACAGTTGATTATTTAAAGGGGGAACCAGGAATATATTCAGCTAGATATGCCGGGGAACATGGTAATGATAAAAAAAATAATGAAAAACTTCTAAAAAATTTAAGTGGAGTACATAAAGAAAATAGAGGCGCTAAGTTTATTTGCCAATTAGCCCTATTTACAGACCGAGGAGGGTACTTTAAAGTTACAGGAGATGTAAAGGGACATATCGTAGAAGAACTACATGGAGAAGGTGGATTTGGATATGATCCATTGTTTTTCTATGAACCATTAAATAAAACTTTTGCACAATTAACTTCAGAGGAAAAAAATGAAATTAGCCATAGAGGTGTTGCACTAAAAGAATTAAAAAAAATAATTCGTGAATTATTATAA
- a CDS encoding metallophosphoesterase, translating into MLIAVVSDTHRVIKYINSAKELIKDADILIHLGDNIDDVEVLEHGFKGKVYAVAGNCDYSAKYPKENIIEVNGRKIFFTHGDLYGVKSSMNSIYYRGRELEVDIVLFGHTHEQIIEEENGIILMNPGSISLPRFKGRYVGFIEISDEGNIHTYLKEIKS; encoded by the coding sequence ATGTTGATTGCAGTAGTAAGCGATACGCATAGAGTGATAAAATATATTAATTCAGCTAAGGAATTAATAAAAGATGCGGATATATTGATACATTTAGGTGATAATATTGATGACGTTGAAGTATTAGAACATGGTTTTAAAGGGAAAGTATATGCAGTTGCTGGTAATTGCGATTATTCAGCAAAATATCCTAAAGAAAATATCATTGAGGTAAATGGAAGAAAAATATTTTTTACACATGGAGATTTATATGGTGTAAAAAGTTCTATGAATAGCATTTATTATAGGGGGAGAGAACTAGAGGTAGACATTGTTCTATTTGGGCACACTCATGAACAGATAATAGAAGAGGAAAATGGAATTATACTTATGAATCCAGGGAGTATATCACTACCGAGATTTAAGGGAAGATATGTTGGATTTATAGAAATTAGTGATGAAGGAAATATTCATACGTATTTAAAAGAAATTAAATCATAA
- a CDS encoding tyrosine-type recombinase/integrase — MKIIKPRKFHDLRHTYATKQFENDIPLKTVSNLLGHSTIKMTADTYTHVLKRHKDKSIDILDSL; from the coding sequence ATTAAAATAATAAAGCCTAGAAAATTTCATGATTTGAGACATACTTATGCCACTAAACAATTCGAAAATGATATCCCCTTAAAAACTGTCTCCAATTTATTAGGCCATAGTACTATAAAAATGACAGCAGATACCTACACTCATGTACTAAAAAGGCATAAAGATAAGAGCATTGATATACTTGACTCTCTCTAG
- a CDS encoding PAS domain S-box protein, whose product MESRFNGIKSKNSKKIEALSLHDQACFIYSSIDEQYKMIEAQINTGIDNKEVCICLVEESKEEDICKFLETRGLDVTSAKEQGILIMSNAKDVYMQFGYCDSTNLVKVFKDILYEAKRKGYKGLRIINEMNWILGVINDTEKFIEYEFKINDVIEKLDIIKICQYDINKFLPDRIKTIISTYPKVVYEDEVFKNPYYISSEEYFKPERAKMELMRLLDNIKKSVQVEDEILDLTFEYKNFLDGFTGMIFYKNLDNRFIWVNDNYVNSIGIAKEILISKSIYELFPIGDMEQYTKDDNEVIATGLAKRNIIERVITVEGEKWARTDKVPMFNRNGDIIGIIGFAFDITEEIKLQRALKKSEELYHSVYENSPLVFGIWDKDFRFVDWNKRGEEVFGWSKEEVLGKRFVDLLIPADIKPSITDVAQNLLDSGTNQITSNENITKDGTILFCEWHNTMLHDNEGNLVGTISLGLDKTEKHRAEKAILEAKEQAEKANNELSIINATLEKEIAERMEIEDELRKSKIEADSANMAKSQFLANMSHEIRTPMNGIMGMSELLLFGDLTDEQKEMVNIIKLSSNVLLKIINDILDLSKIEAGKVELKPENMNIHSMIRRIDALFSPITKNKNISFKIIINDDVPEEICVDSIKLTQVITNLIGNAIKFTGMGQIEFSIKKVKVVENKVELMISISDEGIGIKEEDIPKLFNYFTQLDDTKTKSFQGAGLGLAISKRLVEIMGGEICVESEIDKGSTFYFTFWAGIKNQQQENLAIQNNEKDKKVLKNRNILLVEDDYVSQLLIKQICKMKNWNISVAQNGKEALEILENNEFDLILMDIQMPEMSGFDLTKIIREKEKLTSEHTPIIATTAYAMERDKEHALIAGMDDYISKPIDLTKLQNIINQVIK is encoded by the coding sequence ATGGAAAGCAGATTCAACGGTATAAAGTCTAAAAATTCAAAAAAAATTGAGGCGTTAAGCCTTCACGATCAAGCATGTTTTATTTATTCAAGTATAGATGAACAATACAAAATGATAGAAGCTCAGATTAATACAGGTATTGATAATAAGGAAGTGTGCATTTGCCTAGTTGAAGAAAGCAAAGAAGAAGATATATGTAAGTTTCTTGAAACAAGAGGGCTAGATGTAACTAGTGCTAAAGAACAAGGGATTTTAATAATGTCAAATGCGAAAGACGTGTACATGCAATTTGGATACTGTGATTCTACTAATTTAGTGAAAGTTTTTAAAGATATATTATATGAAGCAAAAAGAAAAGGCTACAAAGGTTTGAGAATAATCAATGAAATGAATTGGATTTTAGGCGTGATTAATGATACTGAAAAGTTCATAGAATATGAATTTAAAATAAACGATGTTATAGAAAAACTCGACATAATAAAGATTTGTCAGTACGATATTAATAAGTTTTTGCCTGATCGTATAAAAACTATCATAAGTACCTATCCTAAAGTTGTTTATGAGGATGAGGTATTTAAAAACCCTTACTACATTTCTTCAGAAGAATATTTTAAGCCAGAGCGTGCTAAAATGGAATTGATGCGTTTACTTGATAATATTAAAAAGAGTGTGCAAGTGGAAGATGAGATATTAGATCTTACTTTTGAATATAAGAACTTCTTAGATGGCTTTACTGGAATGATTTTCTATAAGAATCTGGATAATAGGTTTATATGGGTTAATGATAATTATGTTAACAGTATCGGTATTGCGAAGGAAATACTTATAAGCAAAAGTATTTATGAACTTTTTCCTATTGGAGATATGGAGCAGTACACAAAAGATGATAATGAAGTAATAGCGACTGGCTTAGCGAAAAGAAATATTATTGAGAGGGTAATTACAGTAGAAGGTGAAAAGTGGGCTAGAACTGACAAAGTCCCTATGTTTAATAGAAATGGTGACATAATAGGTATTATAGGTTTTGCTTTTGATATAACTGAAGAAATAAAATTACAAAGAGCTTTAAAAAAGAGTGAAGAACTATATCATAGCGTTTACGAGAATTCTCCGCTTGTTTTTGGAATATGGGATAAAGACTTCAGATTTGTAGACTGGAACAAAAGAGGAGAAGAAGTCTTCGGGTGGTCAAAGGAAGAGGTTCTAGGAAAACGATTTGTAGATTTGCTAATACCAGCAGATATAAAACCTTCAATAACTGATGTGGCTCAAAATTTACTTGATTCGGGAACAAATCAAATTACATCAAATGAGAATATTACAAAAGATGGAACTATATTATTCTGCGAATGGCATAATACCATGCTTCATGATAATGAAGGAAATCTTGTTGGAACCATCTCGTTGGGTCTTGATAAAACAGAAAAGCACAGGGCTGAAAAGGCTATATTAGAAGCTAAAGAGCAGGCTGAAAAAGCTAATAATGAATTGTCAATCATTAATGCTACTTTGGAAAAAGAAATCGCTGAAAGAATGGAAATTGAAGATGAACTTAGAAAATCAAAGATAGAAGCAGATTCTGCTAACATGGCGAAAAGCCAGTTTCTTGCTAATATGAGTCATGAAATAAGAACACCTATGAATGGTATTATGGGAATGTCAGAACTACTTTTATTTGGTGATTTAACCGATGAGCAAAAGGAAATGGTTAATATCATAAAGTTATCTTCAAATGTATTATTGAAAATTATAAATGATATACTTGATTTATCAAAAATAGAAGCTGGAAAAGTTGAACTTAAACCAGAAAATATGAATATTCATAGTATGATCAGAAGGATAGACGCACTTTTTAGTCCTATAACAAAAAATAAAAACATAAGCTTTAAAATTATAATAAATGATGATGTTCCAGAAGAAATATGCGTAGATAGTATCAAGTTGACACAAGTCATTACTAATTTGATTGGAAATGCTATTAAATTTACTGGAATGGGACAAATTGAATTTTCAATTAAGAAAGTAAAAGTAGTGGAAAATAAGGTTGAATTAATGATTTCTATTAGTGATGAGGGAATTGGTATTAAGGAAGAAGATATACCGAAACTATTCAATTATTTTACACAGCTTGATGATACAAAAACAAAGTCATTTCAGGGAGCTGGTTTAGGTCTTGCTATTTCTAAAAGATTGGTAGAAATTATGGGTGGCGAAATCTGTGTTGAAAGTGAGATTGATAAAGGGAGTACATTCTATTTTACATTTTGGGCAGGTATAAAAAATCAACAACAAGAAAATTTAGCTATTCAAAATAATGAAAAAGATAAGAAAGTACTAAAAAATAGAAATATTCTTCTTGTTGAAGATGACTATGTAAGCCAATTGCTAATTAAACAAATATGCAAGATGAAGAATTGGAATATTTCTGTGGCTCAAAATGGGAAAGAAGCATTAGAAATATTAGAGAATAATGAGTTTGATTTAATATTAATGGATATACAAATGCCAGAAATGAGTGGATTTGATCTTACTAAGATTATTAGAGAGAAAGAAAAGTTGACAAGTGAACATACGCCAATTATAGCTACAACTGCATATGCTATGGAAAGAGATAAAGAACATGCATTGATTGCTGGTATGGATGATTATATAAGTAAACCTATAGATTTAACAAAATTACAAAATATTATTAACCAAGTGATTAAATAG
- a CDS encoding TetR/AcrR family transcriptional regulator, with protein sequence MGISLLHRRESIIISTIGVLNEVGLQNLSTKLIAKREGVSEGTLFRHFKNKTEIMIGVIDHFSQFDNAIIETSMKRELSPIENIRHFVCSYAEYYENYPAITALIQAYDSLMRDPELSDKVRLIINKRSNFIIETVKEGQKNGIIKADISSELLEDLITGGSREICLKWRKTEFNFSIKDRTLEMLDMLLNAFLEKNK encoded by the coding sequence ATGGGAATATCTTTATTACATAGAAGAGAAAGTATAATAATTTCTACAATAGGGGTTTTAAATGAGGTTGGCCTTCAAAATCTTTCAACTAAACTAATTGCTAAACGTGAAGGCGTTTCTGAAGGAACATTATTTAGACATTTTAAGAATAAAACTGAAATTATGATTGGAGTAATTGATCACTTTAGTCAGTTTGATAATGCTATTATAGAAACTAGTATGAAAAGAGAGCTTAGTCCAATTGAAAATATTAGACATTTCGTATGTTCTTATGCTGAATACTATGAAAATTATCCAGCAATCACTGCACTAATCCAAGCCTATGATAGTTTAATGCGTGATCCTGAATTATCTGATAAGGTAAGATTGATTATAAATAAACGTTCAAACTTTATTATTGAAACAGTTAAAGAAGGACAAAAAAATGGAATAATAAAAGCAGATATTAGTAGTGAATTACTTGAAGATTTAATTACTGGGGGGAGCCGAGAAATCTGCCTAAAATGGAGAAAAACAGAATTTAATTTTTCCATTAAGGATAGAACACTAGAAATGCTTGATATGTTATTGAATGCTTTTTTAGAAAAGAATAAATAA